From Flavobacterium arcticum, the proteins below share one genomic window:
- a CDS encoding S8 family peptidase: protein MKSIIITFSLLLSVVCFAQSNNNYVYDYYVQILDKQAVPEVIDTGNGVKLIFKNKELTNIFGQFNITNFEYAFPGTRRELLINLYKIKCEERLIAILQKQYSHIFSGIEEAPEETPLFIPNDYGTIGGALITQPELPFIGAPAAWDITDGTGVTIGIAESMNFQQEDIIGKVSSPTGGSGISGTYAGHGTLVGLVAAAGTNNGIGIASIGYNSEILSAGGYAGLLSIAQNGGRVVNMSWGSCTTGTPSTYGQEVINEVWEDYGVVLVAAAGNGQFSCSLGPDIDHYPASYNHVISITNIGHQYEIGDMSIEQRFWKDIHLDETPPFNATHNVNVDLSAPGRNIASVSSANIANYGYASGTSVAAPLVTGTIGLMFSVNPCLFPEEIESILKLTSYKNDLITENLPYTGRIGAGRLRSDKAVLMAKEMNATFGTVNVEGCITNRWYYVLKTAPYEIKMTNNLVSDDATFDFKAKSNIEILSGDYTSVTGFIDLQIDSTIGEECNVPTTSPRMSKKMLNNNEVNERVAVSKLYPNPNNGTFEITFANVINNSLQVEVYDIYGKVVYRGAEKTVNFNVSIPNLSAGMYIVKLSTDGYTETIKFIKQ, encoded by the coding sequence ATGAAGAGTATAATTATAACTTTTTCATTATTACTTAGTGTTGTTTGTTTTGCCCAGTCGAACAATAATTATGTGTATGACTATTATGTACAGATATTAGACAAACAAGCAGTACCTGAAGTAATTGATACAGGTAACGGAGTCAAATTAATTTTTAAAAATAAAGAATTGACCAATATTTTCGGTCAATTTAATATTACAAATTTTGAATATGCATTTCCGGGAACCCGAAGAGAACTACTAATTAATTTGTATAAAATTAAATGTGAGGAAAGATTAATAGCTATATTACAAAAACAATATTCACATATATTTTCAGGAATAGAAGAAGCTCCCGAAGAGACCCCGCTTTTTATTCCGAATGATTATGGTACTATTGGAGGAGCTCTTATAACTCAGCCAGAACTTCCTTTTATAGGAGCACCTGCTGCTTGGGATATTACCGATGGTACAGGAGTAACTATTGGAATTGCCGAATCGATGAATTTTCAACAGGAAGATATTATTGGCAAAGTGTCCAGCCCTACAGGAGGTAGTGGTATTAGTGGCACATATGCGGGTCATGGTACTTTAGTAGGGCTTGTTGCAGCAGCAGGGACAAATAATGGTATTGGTATAGCATCTATTGGTTATAATTCGGAAATACTCTCTGCAGGGGGCTATGCCGGACTTCTGTCTATTGCGCAAAATGGAGGAAGAGTAGTTAATATGAGTTGGGGTAGCTGTACTACAGGTACACCGTCTACATACGGTCAGGAAGTTATTAATGAAGTATGGGAGGACTATGGAGTAGTATTAGTAGCTGCTGCGGGTAACGGACAATTTTCCTGTTCTTTAGGGCCTGATATAGACCATTACCCAGCGTCTTATAATCATGTAATATCTATTACTAACATAGGACATCAATATGAAATAGGAGATATGAGTATTGAACAGCGTTTTTGGAAAGATATTCATCTAGATGAAACTCCACCATTTAATGCAACTCATAATGTAAATGTAGATTTATCTGCTCCTGGGAGGAATATTGCATCTGTTTCCTCAGCTAATATAGCTAATTATGGTTATGCTTCGGGCACATCTGTAGCAGCTCCACTTGTTACAGGTACAATCGGGTTAATGTTTTCTGTAAACCCTTGTCTTTTTCCAGAAGAGATAGAGAGTATATTAAAGTTAACATCTTACAAAAACGATTTAATAACTGAAAACCTACCTTATACAGGACGTATAGGAGCTGGTAGGCTCAGGTCAGATAAGGCGGTACTAATGGCTAAAGAAATGAATGCTACATTTGGTACTGTAAATGTTGAGGGTTGTATTACAAACCGATGGTATTATGTGCTTAAGACAGCTCCGTATGAAATTAAGATGACCAATAATTTAGTGTCAGATGATGCTACTTTTGACTTTAAAGCTAAGAGCAATATTGAAATTTTGAGTGGAGATTATACTTCTGTTACTGGGTTTATTGATTTACAAATAGACTCTACTATAGGTGAAGAGTGTAATGTTCCTACCACATCACCTCGTATGAGCAAAAAAATGCTTAATAACAATGAGGTAAATGAAAGAGTAGCTGTATCTAAACTCTATCCTAATCCTAACAACGGTACGTTTGAAATTACTTTTGCCAATGTTATTAATAACAGCCTTCAGGTTGAGGTATATGATATTTATGGAAAAGTAGTTTATAGAGGTGCTGAGAAAACAGTTAATTTCAATGTTTCGATACCTAACCTTTCAGCAGGGATGTATATTGTTAAGTTATCGACAGATGGCTATACTGAAACAATTAAATTTATAAAACAATAA